A DNA window from Paenibacillus segetis contains the following coding sequences:
- a CDS encoding carbohydrate ABC transporter permease yields the protein MLHKQSFSRKIFVVFNVLLLSCITILGIIPFVHLLSVSLSSNTAAMAGEVKLWPVGFTWDAYVYLGEKVEFFRSLGVSIERVLLGSVINLLLVFITAFPLSKSNDQFKFRTVYVWIFAITMYFGGGLIPTYIIVKNTGLIDSIWALILPGALNVWNMVLMLNFFRNIPRELDEAATIDGAGHWRVLWQIYLPVSLPSIATIGLFTVVGHWNAWFDGILYLNSPERYPLQTYLSTLIMSLNAQMSSMSLEQLKVMENLSEKTIRTAQIFMGALPIMVVYPFLQRYFVKGMTVGSVKE from the coding sequence GTGCTACACAAACAATCATTCAGTAGAAAAATATTTGTTGTGTTCAACGTCTTATTGTTATCATGTATCACCATACTCGGCATCATACCGTTTGTTCACTTACTCTCCGTCTCACTAAGCTCGAATACAGCGGCGATGGCTGGAGAAGTTAAGCTATGGCCTGTCGGTTTTACGTGGGATGCTTATGTATATTTAGGAGAAAAGGTAGAGTTCTTCCGTTCCTTGGGAGTCTCGATTGAGCGGGTATTGCTGGGCTCAGTAATTAACTTGCTGCTAGTATTTATTACGGCTTTTCCGCTGTCCAAATCAAATGATCAGTTTAAATTTAGAACCGTGTATGTCTGGATCTTTGCCATTACGATGTATTTCGGGGGCGGCTTAATTCCTACTTATATCATCGTGAAAAATACAGGTCTCATTGATTCGATCTGGGCGCTAATATTACCAGGTGCCTTGAATGTATGGAATATGGTTCTGATGCTTAACTTCTTCAGAAATATCCCAAGAGAATTAGATGAAGCGGCTACAATTGATGGTGCCGGACATTGGAGAGTTCTTTGGCAAATTTATTTACCAGTATCCCTTCCATCCATTGCTACCATTGGATTGTTCACGGTTGTTGGGCACTGGAATGCTTGGTTTGATGGTATTCTTTATCTAAATTCACCAGAGCGTTATCCACTGCAGACTTATCTCTCTACATTGATCATGTCTCTCAATGCTCAGATGTCATCGATGTCTCTTGAGCAGCTCAAGGTGATGGAAAATCTGAGTGAGAAGACCATCCGAACAGCGCAAATATTCATGGGCGCATTGCCAATTATGGTCGTGTATCCGTTCTTACAAAGGTATTTCGTGAAAGGTATGACGGTTGGTAGTGTTAAAGAATAA
- a CDS encoding Gfo/Idh/MocA family protein, whose amino-acid sequence MKKVTVALIGAGLRGINYSEYAIQHPDELQVVAVAEPNAERRNKFKARHKLADDVCFTNWDEFFASPKIADAVFICTQDNQHYVPTMKALEAGYHVLLEKPMSPDAKECVLMGEMATKVNRVFSICHVLRYTNFFSTIKELLESGAIGQLMSIQHNENVGYWHQAHSFVRGNWRRKDESSPMILAKSCHDLDILSWLTDSECVRVSSFGSLSHFKSSEAPEGAPLRCTDGCPISDKCLYYAPNQYLTEDTDWPTSAISDDPSYDARLKALQEGPYGRCVYHCDNDVVDHQVVNLEFANSVTIAFTMSAFTKDVSRTIKLMGTTGEIRGAMEKNEIEVIHFGSGKVERISFENAGGHVGHGGGDMGLIKDFVKLVRADGKLQGLTSANHSVQSHLMAFAAEQSRIEGNSIVLKDFAQSVCRDEEVK is encoded by the coding sequence ATGAAAAAAGTTACTGTTGCGTTAATTGGAGCGGGTCTACGTGGAATAAACTATTCAGAATATGCTATTCAGCATCCTGATGAGCTTCAAGTTGTAGCTGTTGCAGAGCCAAATGCCGAACGGAGAAATAAATTTAAGGCCAGACATAAATTAGCCGATGACGTATGTTTTACAAATTGGGATGAATTCTTTGCTTCCCCGAAAATAGCAGATGCGGTATTCATCTGTACTCAAGACAATCAGCACTATGTACCGACTATGAAAGCACTAGAGGCGGGGTATCATGTTCTTCTAGAGAAGCCGATGTCTCCTGATGCTAAAGAATGCGTACTGATGGGGGAAATGGCCACTAAAGTGAATCGTGTCTTCTCAATATGCCACGTATTGAGATATACCAATTTCTTCTCAACGATCAAGGAACTACTGGAAAGTGGCGCAATCGGACAGCTGATGTCCATTCAACATAACGAGAACGTGGGTTACTGGCACCAAGCTCATAGCTTCGTACGAGGGAATTGGCGAAGAAAAGATGAGTCCAGCCCAATGATTCTCGCTAAGTCTTGTCATGATCTAGACATTCTATCCTGGTTAACAGATTCAGAATGTGTTCGAGTGTCTTCCTTCGGTTCATTATCTCATTTCAAATCAAGTGAGGCACCGGAAGGGGCGCCATTACGTTGCACGGATGGATGCCCAATATCAGATAAATGTCTCTATTATGCTCCTAATCAATATTTAACGGAAGATACGGATTGGCCTACATCGGCAATTAGTGATGATCCAAGTTATGATGCCCGCTTGAAGGCCCTTCAAGAAGGACCTTATGGTCGATGCGTCTATCATTGTGATAATGATGTCGTCGATCATCAAGTGGTAAACCTAGAATTCGCTAATTCCGTGACTATAGCATTTACAATGAGTGCGTTTACCAAAGACGTAAGTCGTACGATCAAGCTTATGGGTACTACAGGAGAAATTCGCGGAGCCATGGAGAAGAATGAGATTGAAGTGATCCATTTCGGTAGTGGTAAGGTTGAGAGAATTTCGTTCGAAAATGCGGGAGGCCATGTTGGTCATGGCGGCGGAGATATGGGCTTAATTAAAGATTTCGTTAAACTAGTTCGAGCGGATGGGAAGCTTCAAGGTCTTACATCAGCCAATCATTCCGTTCAAAGTCACCTCATGGCCTTTGCAGCAGAGCAATCTCGAATTGAGGGTAACAGCATTGTTCTGAAAGATTTTGCCCAAAGTGTTTGCCGTGATGAAGAGGTGAAGTAA
- a CDS encoding glycoside hydrolase family 31 protein: protein MRIPLLDKELWYGGAVCHGIDQPYTATSKCEVRLHMNETPNQSMPLLLSSKGRYLWREDGFIVRFVGGAIECDVAVELASAEERTLRGAYLAAMKRHFPFAGGAPDSRFFSGPVYNTWIELIFHQSQQGVLKYAQDILDHGLPPGVLMIDDGWSSYYGRWSFDREKFPDAPGMLRQLHEMGFTIMVWVCPFITPDTLEYRALEERDLLVRTAEGEVHIARWWNGWSALLDLRKTEAAEWLRDRLGELEKIGVDGFKFDAGDSIYYPEDGDVQCAAWARFGTTYPLNEFRASWLAGGLPLMQRLCDKHPTWDERGLDALVPDAIIAGLTGHPYVCPDMIGGGEYQSFLQQDAVDEELFLRWSEVACLMPVMQFSAAPWRVLSPESFELVRQTVATRVHWQAYLDDALADCRATGEPVLRPLLYEFPEEECGSIMDTFMVGKRLLVAPLLKKGQTSRKVFLPAGKWQGWDGFVYSGGETEVLASPGVPLCFLRV, encoded by the coding sequence ATGAGAATTCCACTATTAGACAAGGAGCTCTGGTACGGTGGCGCGGTATGCCACGGTATCGACCAGCCCTACACCGCCACCAGCAAGTGCGAGGTCAGGCTCCACATGAATGAGACACCCAACCAGAGCATGCCACTATTGCTCTCCAGCAAGGGCCGGTATCTCTGGCGCGAGGACGGCTTCATTGTCCGCTTCGTCGGCGGCGCAATCGAATGCGACGTGGCTGTAGAGCTAGCGAGCGCGGAGGAGCGGACCCTGCGAGGAGCTTATCTGGCCGCCATGAAGCGCCACTTTCCTTTTGCCGGTGGGGCGCCGGACTCACGCTTCTTCTCGGGGCCAGTCTATAACACATGGATCGAGCTAATCTTTCATCAGAGCCAGCAGGGAGTGCTGAAGTACGCCCAGGACATCCTAGACCATGGATTGCCTCCAGGCGTTCTGATGATCGACGATGGTTGGTCCTCCTATTACGGCCGGTGGAGCTTCGATCGCGAGAAGTTCCCTGACGCGCCGGGTATGCTGCGCCAGCTCCATGAAATGGGATTCACGATCATGGTCTGGGTATGTCCCTTCATCACCCCCGACACGCTGGAGTACCGCGCATTAGAGGAACGGGATCTTCTGGTCCGCACGGCCGAGGGAGAAGTCCATATTGCCCGCTGGTGGAACGGCTGGTCGGCTTTGCTCGACTTGCGCAAAACCGAGGCGGCTGAATGGCTGCGGGATCGGCTGGGTGAGCTTGAAAAAATCGGGGTGGATGGTTTCAAATTCGACGCAGGTGATAGCATCTACTACCCGGAGGATGGAGATGTACAGTGTGCGGCTTGGGCTCGCTTTGGCACGACTTACCCTCTCAATGAGTTCCGAGCTTCCTGGCTGGCTGGGGGGCTTCCGCTGATGCAGCGGCTCTGCGACAAGCACCCCACATGGGACGAACGGGGACTCGATGCCCTGGTACCCGACGCCATCATAGCTGGGCTGACGGGCCACCCCTACGTCTGTCCCGACATGATCGGCGGCGGCGAGTATCAGAGTTTCCTGCAGCAGGATGCCGTGGATGAGGAGTTGTTCTTGCGCTGGTCCGAGGTGGCCTGCCTCATGCCGGTTATGCAGTTTTCCGCCGCTCCGTGGCGCGTGCTGTCCCCTGAGAGCTTTGAACTAGTCAGGCAGACGGTGGCCACAAGGGTGCACTGGCAGGCTTACCTGGACGATGCCTTAGCTGACTGCCGCGCTACCGGAGAACCTGTGCTCCGCCCATTGCTCTACGAGTTCCCCGAGGAGGAGTGCGGGAGCATTATGGACACGTTTATGGTGGGAAAACGTCTGTTGGTGGCGCCCCTGCTGAAAAAGGGACAGACCTCCCGCAAAGTGTTTCTGCCCGCAGGCAAATGGCAGGGATGGGATGGCTTCGTCTATTCAGGTGGGGAAACTGAGGTCCTGGCATCCCCGGGTGTGCCGCTTTGCTTTCTTCGAGTGTGA
- a CDS encoding InlB B-repeat-containing protein, with amino-acid sequence MKLKLARKGLSLTLVMLMAVTSFPYAPPLAQAAPGSGEALYVGRDVYTNATAEQLKQAIGSGHNVANKPEFHALLDGSPGLADFTRPNILDWVHYVSRDGANSGENLTGALGQVKHVKSGVDGDRLDINGADGSAKNGGNYADLGLFGPKYTDGVLLSGGTGVNSTENVNMRRAHPAFTGTNATATFTAPSANGSSRTLEIYLAVNGGQNVTATATMNGASVATVPAFDRRVEDTTASTNKLTGLKYVFTYTGDENEYPLVVKFTLAAGDNKDWSGLRPVAACILDGTTNTLDVTGGTAAYEKQFSKPGDTSEFLSGRTIKLTAVDAPFGKVFDAWTGEDASLFDNPNSAMTTFTMPNHPVTLTATYKDMATRSVTVTGGTAEEVGGSNTGESIRAYVGSTITLKAGTPPEGQVFKNWKIVNNISGVTFADPNASTTTFVMPDAEVEIGVDYRVKSTTEPGIKNNEDSQTGTKKYNDFLFSKHSAGEPRNPVAGTTSFSDISNNTAVPGVPQIDDNLSAPNVLDWMRFTNNGSGAKENRKAGAGLLTAKFAGTVSNTRSHGQNEERKNIRLAYFDGTSPAEDSSSYSVVRTGTTTAEFTAPSMENIERTLDVYLTFQATNARTLTISATMPKQGGGNYVYTKTENLVKMDTISKTSGRYAARFSFTYAGDAGENPMTVKFSLNNTSGNMGVHGVRLTEGAPEPQIYMTTPDLDNDKYAITVPKSLFQRRNFPVKVVDSTGNLVSDPAVTYSYEGVSSNVKGQTNISGITIGNDGMLYVRPDTGASMTIAVTVSATVDGVPVSVTRNVRIIKNANIKDWPTRGAEDGPLGKNANDWKLYFNDDFSGPELDATAWVPQYLQSWAINKDNSETQYEFVKDETGNGYLALGAKEQRPDFSEGFNGTNDGGDQPIVALTSRDRHHQHLLEDGRGDALDPDLPDFDGLVTTKYGYFETRLRLPSTGDGAHFAWWMIGAQDDSHPTQALSGPEPTGTKHGAGTASDKYDFGPGNWGNYVFYTSDQGVEYDILEITADKNSPNGEYNRWLPVIHKNGSRLSPSNPANGRWWAGSDVSTTPNSATSPYGRYDYTKHTEDGYTGGRDAYQEFHVYGFEWDETGTRMYIDGHLVYVSSRTADYRMQTILSIYLGRNGEGDGYGHDHGYWPKEAMFDYFRIYKKKDPVPTSIVINGLQDAEGNPVKGRYNTSWDYFKQGSTVNLSATVLDQFGVPYDISGNPNLSIKWRFSNDIGGSKQLTGGTVDLVGAAKVTYPANYSATTMTGLNLNANTGLLTVAADAAKNQDIFLTAYLADSSNQSGYYGGKLTVASDNAANETNRNRGKIQETKHIKVSGEAPKPHRIFFDHPVMTIAPGETISVKATVYDQYNNPMPGQTLRYVLTKDVTLRETVDLSLSGITLSGNDLTAASNAELGKQIMVRAQLDDNVFQNLALKVEFTQNQ; translated from the coding sequence TTGAAACTGAAACTCGCACGTAAAGGATTATCCCTTACCCTCGTCATGCTGATGGCGGTCACTAGTTTTCCTTATGCCCCACCACTCGCACAGGCGGCGCCCGGTTCCGGCGAGGCTCTGTATGTTGGTAGGGATGTTTACACCAATGCGACGGCAGAGCAACTAAAACAAGCGATAGGATCCGGGCATAATGTGGCAAATAAACCGGAGTTCCATGCGCTTTTGGACGGGTCGCCTGGCTTGGCGGACTTCACAAGGCCAAACATCCTTGACTGGGTTCACTATGTCAGCAGGGACGGCGCCAATTCCGGAGAAAACTTGACCGGCGCCTTGGGCCAAGTGAAGCACGTCAAGAGCGGAGTGGACGGCGACCGTTTGGACATCAACGGTGCCGACGGTTCGGCGAAAAATGGTGGCAACTATGCCGATTTAGGGCTATTCGGCCCCAAATATACGGATGGAGTCCTACTGTCCGGAGGCACCGGGGTAAACTCAACCGAGAACGTGAATATGCGCAGGGCACATCCAGCCTTTACTGGGACCAATGCCACCGCTACATTCACCGCGCCATCCGCGAACGGTTCATCCCGTACGCTGGAGATTTATCTAGCCGTGAACGGCGGACAAAATGTGACCGCTACGGCTACCATGAACGGTGCTTCTGTAGCGACGGTCCCTGCTTTTGATAGAAGAGTAGAAGATACTACTGCCAGTACAAATAAACTTACTGGGCTAAAATACGTGTTCACCTACACGGGTGATGAAAATGAATATCCGCTGGTAGTTAAATTTACTTTGGCTGCTGGCGACAACAAGGACTGGAGCGGCCTGCGCCCTGTGGCCGCGTGCATCCTTGACGGGACTACAAACACTTTAGACGTGACCGGCGGTACGGCGGCATATGAAAAACAGTTCAGCAAGCCGGGTGACACCAGCGAGTTCCTGTCGGGTCGAACCATTAAGTTGACCGCTGTTGACGCGCCGTTCGGCAAGGTGTTTGATGCGTGGACGGGTGAGGATGCATCGCTGTTTGACAACCCAAACAGCGCCATGACCACGTTCACCATGCCCAACCATCCCGTGACCCTCACCGCTACATATAAGGACATGGCGACGAGATCCGTAACGGTGACCGGCGGCACGGCGGAAGAGGTCGGCGGGTCCAACACAGGAGAGAGCATCCGTGCCTATGTAGGTAGTACGATCACACTTAAAGCCGGAACGCCACCCGAAGGTCAAGTCTTTAAAAACTGGAAAATAGTCAACAACATCTCAGGCGTTACGTTTGCCGATCCCAACGCGAGCACGACGACTTTCGTGATGCCTGATGCGGAGGTGGAAATCGGTGTGGATTACCGAGTGAAAAGCACAACTGAGCCCGGGATCAAGAACAATGAGGATTCCCAAACGGGCACGAAGAAGTACAATGACTTCCTGTTCTCCAAGCATTCTGCGGGTGAACCAAGGAACCCTGTAGCCGGGACAACTTCGTTCTCCGACATTTCTAATAACACCGCCGTTCCGGGTGTACCGCAGATTGACGACAATCTGAGCGCCCCGAACGTCCTTGACTGGATGCGCTTTACCAACAACGGCTCCGGCGCAAAAGAAAATCGCAAGGCTGGCGCTGGCTTGCTGACAGCTAAATTCGCGGGCACAGTGAGTAATACTCGCTCCCACGGGCAGAACGAGGAACGCAAAAATATTCGCTTGGCTTATTTTGACGGCACAAGCCCAGCGGAAGACAGCAGCAGCTATAGCGTGGTGCGCACCGGGACGACGACCGCTGAGTTCACCGCCCCGTCCATGGAGAATATCGAGCGCACACTGGATGTGTATCTCACGTTCCAGGCGACAAATGCCCGGACGCTCACCATCAGCGCCACCATGCCCAAACAGGGCGGTGGGAACTACGTGTACACCAAAACTGAGAACTTGGTCAAAATGGATACCATCAGTAAGACCAGCGGGCGGTACGCCGCCAGATTTTCGTTCACCTATGCGGGCGACGCGGGTGAAAATCCTATGACCGTCAAGTTCTCCCTGAACAACACCAGTGGGAACATGGGCGTTCATGGCGTACGGCTTACCGAGGGAGCACCGGAGCCGCAGATCTACATGACCACGCCTGATCTGGACAATGACAAGTACGCGATCACTGTACCTAAATCACTGTTTCAGCGGCGTAATTTCCCTGTCAAGGTGGTTGACTCCACCGGCAACCTGGTGAGCGACCCGGCAGTCACTTATTCATACGAGGGAGTGTCCTCCAATGTGAAGGGACAGACCAATATCTCCGGCATCACCATTGGAAATGACGGTATGCTGTATGTCCGCCCGGATACCGGGGCATCGATGACGATTGCAGTCACTGTCTCCGCGACGGTGGATGGGGTACCTGTGTCCGTAACGCGCAACGTGCGAATCATCAAGAATGCGAACATTAAGGATTGGCCGACTCGCGGTGCGGAGGATGGCCCCCTAGGCAAGAACGCCAACGACTGGAAGCTGTACTTCAACGACGATTTCAGCGGGCCAGAGCTGGATGCCACCGCCTGGGTCCCTCAGTACCTGCAGAGCTGGGCGATCAACAAGGATAACAGCGAAACCCAATATGAGTTCGTGAAAGACGAGACGGGTAACGGCTATCTGGCGTTGGGAGCTAAGGAGCAGCGGCCCGACTTCTCCGAAGGATTCAACGGCACCAATGATGGCGGCGACCAGCCCATCGTCGCGCTCACTTCGCGCGACCGCCATCACCAACACTTACTGGAGGACGGACGTGGCGACGCCTTAGATCCGGACCTACCTGATTTTGATGGCCTCGTGACCACCAAGTACGGCTATTTTGAGACACGCCTGCGCCTGCCTAGTACAGGCGACGGTGCACACTTCGCTTGGTGGATGATCGGCGCGCAGGACGACTCGCATCCGACCCAGGCCTTGTCAGGACCGGAACCTACCGGCACCAAACATGGGGCTGGCACAGCGTCTGACAAGTACGACTTCGGGCCCGGCAACTGGGGTAACTACGTGTTCTACACCTCCGACCAGGGCGTGGAGTATGACATTCTGGAGATCACGGCTGACAAGAACAGCCCCAACGGGGAATACAACCGCTGGTTGCCAGTCATCCACAAGAATGGCTCCCGTTTATCACCGTCCAACCCTGCCAACGGGCGCTGGTGGGCTGGTTCTGACGTAAGTACCACGCCGAACTCAGCGACAAGCCCTTACGGACGGTATGATTACACCAAACACACCGAGGACGGTTACACAGGGGGCCGCGATGCGTACCAGGAGTTCCACGTATATGGCTTTGAGTGGGACGAAACCGGCACTAGGATGTACATCGACGGCCATCTGGTCTATGTCTCCAGCCGCACCGCCGACTACCGCATGCAGACGATTCTCAGCATCTATCTGGGACGCAACGGTGAGGGCGACGGATACGGGCACGACCACGGTTACTGGCCTAAGGAAGCTATGTTCGACTACTTCCGTATTTACAAAAAGAAGGATCCAGTTCCCACCTCTATCGTGATCAACGGCCTACAGGACGCGGAAGGTAACCCCGTGAAAGGCCGCTACAACACATCGTGGGACTATTTTAAGCAGGGATCGACCGTTAACCTATCCGCGACGGTGTTGGATCAGTTCGGAGTACCTTATGATATCTCCGGCAATCCGAACCTGTCTATCAAGTGGCGCTTCTCCAACGACATCGGCGGCTCGAAGCAGCTGACGGGCGGTACCGTGGATCTGGTTGGCGCGGCCAAAGTGACCTATCCTGCGAATTACAGCGCGACCACAATGACTGGCCTTAACTTAAATGCAAATACCGGTTTGCTGACCGTTGCGGCAGACGCCGCCAAGAATCAGGACATCTTCCTGACCGCCTATCTGGCTGATTCTAGCAACCAAAGCGGTTACTACGGCGGCAAACTCACGGTCGCTAGCGATAATGCGGCTAATGAAACGAATCGTAATCGGGGTAAGATCCAGGAGACCAAACACATTAAGGTTTCCGGCGAAGCTCCAAAGCCGCATCGCATCTTCTTTGATCATCCTGTGATGACCATCGCGCCGGGCGAGACTATCAGCGTTAAGGCCACAGTGTATGATCAGTACAATAACCCGATGCCCGGTCAGACCCTGAGGTACGTCCTTACCAAAGACGTCACGCTCCGAGAGACCGTGGACCTGAGCCTCAGTGGCATAACACTGTCCGGTAACGATCTGACCGCCGCATCAAACGCCGAGCTAGGCAAACAAATCATGGTTCGGGCCCAGTTGGACGACAATGTATTCCAGAACCTGGCGCTGAAAGTAGAATTTACTCAGAACCAGTAA
- a CDS encoding glycoside hydrolase family 35 protein, protein MATFHYSGSAFYYNDQAIRLISGAIHYFRTLPEHWEDRLIKLKACGFNTVETYVAWNLHEPKKGQFDFEGMADVVRFIEMAGGLGLHVIVRPAPYICAEWEFGGLPAWLLADSDMRLRCFHKPFLDHVDAYFDVLLPKLKPLLCTNGGPIIAMQIENEYGSYGNDKRYLTHLKDSMISRGIDVLLFTSDGPEDAMLQGGMVPGVLETVNFGSRPVEAFNKLREYQPDAPIMCMEYWNGWFDHWSEEHHTRPADNVAEVLDEMLSLGASVNFYMFHGGTNFGFYNGANCHTLESYEPTITSYDYDALLTESGETTPKYDAVRKVIAKYVDIEPCELPAPAAKKAYGRLQMKEQTSLTANLDRISTPIHSAYPETMEKLGQGYGFIHYSTFITGPRPKDEFFIQDLRDRAQVFLNGQFAATLDRMHPEVKFEFEVPAEGLHVSILVENLGRTNYGPFMRDCKGITEGVRFGRQFLSEWTTYTLPLTDLSGLKFEDLSEQTEPSFFRSTLVVDEPCDTYLSLEGWTKGVVFINGFNLGRYWNIGPQKTLYVPGPLLKQGDNEIVIFELHGTSEPAVTFVDQPDIG, encoded by the coding sequence ATGGCAACTTTTCATTATTCAGGATCTGCCTTTTATTATAACGATCAAGCGATACGTCTTATCTCAGGAGCTATCCATTATTTCCGGACGCTACCGGAGCATTGGGAAGATCGTCTGATCAAATTAAAAGCTTGCGGCTTCAATACGGTTGAGACCTATGTAGCCTGGAATTTACATGAGCCGAAGAAGGGCCAATTTGATTTTGAAGGGATGGCAGATGTAGTCCGATTTATTGAAATGGCTGGAGGTTTGGGCCTGCATGTCATTGTCCGCCCTGCGCCTTATATTTGTGCAGAGTGGGAATTTGGAGGTCTACCAGCTTGGCTGCTTGCTGACTCGGATATGCGTCTTCGCTGCTTCCATAAGCCATTTCTAGATCATGTGGATGCTTATTTCGATGTATTGCTACCTAAATTAAAACCACTGTTATGTACAAACGGCGGCCCGATCATTGCCATGCAGATCGAGAACGAGTATGGAAGCTACGGCAATGACAAACGTTATTTGACTCATCTGAAAGATAGCATGATTTCCCGTGGGATCGATGTTCTATTGTTCACTTCCGATGGACCTGAAGATGCTATGCTTCAGGGCGGCATGGTTCCAGGTGTACTGGAGACAGTAAACTTTGGATCGCGTCCAGTAGAAGCTTTCAACAAACTGCGTGAATATCAACCGGATGCTCCAATCATGTGTATGGAATATTGGAATGGTTGGTTCGATCACTGGAGTGAAGAGCATCATACGCGCCCTGCTGATAATGTCGCAGAAGTATTGGATGAGATGCTCAGTTTAGGGGCATCCGTTAATTTCTATATGTTCCATGGTGGAACCAACTTTGGATTCTACAATGGGGCCAACTGTCATACGTTGGAGAGCTATGAACCAACGATTACAAGTTATGACTATGATGCATTGCTTACTGAATCTGGTGAAACAACACCTAAATATGATGCAGTTCGTAAAGTGATCGCGAAATATGTGGATATTGAACCATGTGAGTTGCCGGCTCCCGCTGCGAAGAAAGCATATGGGCGACTCCAGATGAAGGAGCAAACCTCCCTAACAGCGAATTTGGATCGCATTTCAACGCCTATTCACAGTGCATATCCTGAAACGATGGAGAAATTAGGTCAGGGTTATGGATTTATTCATTACAGTACGTTCATTACAGGACCTCGTCCAAAAGATGAATTCTTCATCCAGGATTTACGTGACCGCGCACAAGTCTTTCTGAATGGACAGTTCGCTGCAACCTTAGATCGTATGCATCCAGAGGTGAAATTTGAGTTCGAGGTTCCGGCCGAAGGACTACATGTAAGTATACTTGTGGAGAATTTAGGTCGCACCAACTACGGACCTTTTATGAGAGATTGTAAAGGGATTACCGAAGGGGTTCGTTTTGGACGGCAGTTTCTGTCGGAATGGACGACGTATACATTGCCATTAACGGATTTGTCTGGGTTGAAGTTTGAAGATCTGTCTGAGCAGACAGAGCCTAGCTTCTTCCGCTCGACTTTAGTTGTTGACGAACCTTGTGATACGTATTTGAGCTTGGAAGGATGGACGAAAGGAGTCGTGTTCATCAATGGGTTCAATCTTGGGCGCTATTGGAATATCGGACCGCAGAAAACATTGTATGTACCGGGTCCTTTATTGAAACAAGGAGACAATGAGATTGTCATCTTTGAATTACATGGCACTTCTGAGCCTGCGGTTACCTTCGTAGATCAACCGGACATTGGATAA